In the Corvus hawaiiensis isolate bCorHaw1 unplaced genomic scaffold, bCorHaw1.pri.cur scaffold_32_ctg1, whole genome shotgun sequence genome, gttcccaagggcctggaggcacagccccaggggcagtggcttgccactgacagagggtgggcttaggctggagatgtgcaagaaattctggcctcggaggctggcgaggccctggcccacgctgcccacagaagctgtggctgccccatggctggcagtgttccaggccagcttggacggggcttggagcaacctggcctagtgggaggtgtccctgcccttggcagcaggcttgcaacaagacgattttcaaggagccttccaagccaaggccttctgtgattctgtgatcacagatcacttggggcagctggccttcatttctgcttagaaccacttcagcacggtaaattgggctgagttcaaggacactgttcacgagcccagcttgccagcgcctgagatttaccaatgctctgggtctggctgagatcaatcaagtcttgcacgctccagattctggaatattgtcgtttcttgaagcaaggacaaagcagcttctggccttccactcctaaatgcactaactgcagagcatgagtagatgtcccagcagatagcgacactatacaaggcttgacttgtgcaaaaaataatatcatctaggtaatctatcatagagatgtaataaatagatctattttcttaaaatctttccagacataaatgcactaagagcattaatatgtgtcacaacagatagtgacactaaatatgtgttctatggttattatttaaaactgatgacctactcaaccctttctaattattttttcgcatatttcatctagatgttcattttatcattttcattctattttatcatagaataaggatgtatttggtatcttttctattacttagattagtatattgctttgttttattatactttactattatatatgatcattaataaactttagagtatacgctatgtataaacaatatatatacatctatgaaataaaaatctagattcttatatagacacagtttcaggccagctccgacacaagtcggacccaaaggtgtcccttccggggacaaggagtgtggagcttttaaaggggtacccttccttctcggaccaggctaaaagagcagaggaggctgctgttctgctaagttctttatttcatagtctcatagctttcttgaaggccgagttcaaagggggttacatgataaagccaagcagcagcagcaacagcaggcaaaacccgcttcttctatatcctctatatgctccatatatgctttttcttgcagaagggtggattatatttgttaattgaccaataagattaacacatgattctggtttttcttttcttaacctatcctggtctaattcttacaatcgtaagtcttacacaagtgttacataggtattacacagatttgcgtatacagtttctatcagttcttcttgtttatgtgaacactccatctaaaaaatgtgaacagtataattctatctatattttgtcgaaaggaaagaattccgtgaaaaggtaaccctgctgcagcaagcactgtgtttaaggtctctgcgacagctttttaattcttaaggcacttagcatatatttctactaaaagttaaaaaatctatctttctatttcactttgctgtggcttcttgcatcacagcttgtgcaaaccttttaattcaacccctgtgctttggcttccctctgggcctgagtccagaggagctttcactccaacaaaggagagacaccgtccatgggctgatggcgggcaagcggcgctgattgttcctcttggtcttttgttgcctgtttctgtttcctttttctgtcccacattcctgcttctttcctcctctaagttttggcccttgccaaaggccgggaacaattgcacgttacagctgggctttggtggctttggccaccAAAAAGGCCTCcaaaaaaacagaggcaggcgctctgtttgtgcgtgtcctcaggagtggcaaaggtcatatgcaagtagggcttagtgcagatctgggtgacttgttttggagatggaaatgatacgaggaggtagaatcaaccctgctgtggccctgcacctgctgaggcggcaggagaggccgtgggacctgggccagagtctttgcacgcatcctcttctccttgaaggaccagatttgtacgacagcttgttctgcgcagtgaagggcagtgaggccgatggcgctagagaggtgcaggtgctcttctgggcctcagggaaacaacatggggccgagaggcctctgcttcactgcagacgtcattctgtgcttaggccttgctgcagccaggggcaagagagctgagaggccccgctgatgtttttctcaagcagccccttcaattctttgctgacttcaagcagctgtgcagcacatctggcattcagcgcagtgagcgagcactgcagcacattgcccagaggttgtggagtctccctgagcgcagatagtcaagaaccatctgaaggcaaccctttgcaaggcgcagcgggaagaccctgctggagcagccctggccaagatgatcccaccggtgctccttccaaacgttaactcttctgggatttggagatccgcatctttgcacaaggtgaagctctcagagggaaagtggagtccaagaaagagttgggggcagccacaaggcctggtgctaatgggagtctctctcacaaggcccctggccacggcctcttcagctccatcagctttgactccccgaaagttcttttgctctagaggaaaggtgtggcagcaattcccactgcctcttgagcagtgccctctccacattctgcacgctcaggtctgcgtcagctgcagcccagggagcagattctgcccacagagcccagagaacacaaaagggaatcggagtatttcctcttgcgtggtccccgatctgggtagccaacctggtcatcagtgcatgcggtgctgaggagactgctgagatgacaccgctgctgctgctgcttctgctggcagagtgctgctgcacagcgttttcccttccctctctgtgtcccacattgttccctcttttcccctgtacaatgaggggcttctctgcggccagctgccggccccacaagcacagctctaaggtggagaagctctttcagtgctcatcgtTCAGGGTTCGTGTGAACCGCTTTCGCAGGTCCACGTACTCACTCAtcgcctgggagtgggcaacgggatccatcaccaggtggtggaagagattgcacgtctcggccatttgcacctctgggggaaccctgatctccccaggaaggctccggttgcccacaatgaagtggttgaggcatctcacttgcacgcagaagcgcaggccctcgctgatatccaccagtcgcctgacaaaatctctcctgcgccaccgtgacacggggatgatggacaggaggtgcatgacaatggtcttgatggtgtaggtggaaaagccggagcccagctgcagacagctgaagaactgcaggcatttgaggtgcaagctgtcagggggggcctgcctggcgatgcacttgaagaacttcatctctgccacggcgtagctctccggccatgttgtgcttggcgtgcaggcctccctaggctggctgctcacaaagatgtctgagtcgccttgccgcaccccaaacagcacctcaatgcggaagcttgctgcgccgttgctcacctggaattggcaggagcgtctggagggcagcagcactaaatgccaattgtgggactgaggcaaagccggccagattgctctcaccagttggtagaaccagcgggcagttttctgcacgtcgaggtaggagccggtgcacagggtgtgtaggaggctggcatcctgattgctcctcagcacctcctggggctggtgcaggaagcacagcatgttctccccctgctgctccctgctgcaggtgcactccagctgcacgcggacgcggaagttcctcccgcgcctctgccccgcagtgtccagctccagctggaaggagtggcctcggggaggattcatggctaccagcacacggtacacaacatcctgctcacggggactccaaccttcgaaggcactgcccaccccgatggctcgttgcagcaccgggtagaaactgttgcacaagacgtggccaaagtaaatggcaaaattgtccatcaggtcagttgtccactcacagccttcctgcaggtcctgtacaggccactggatgcgctccattgcaatccttcctatgttatcttcgccctcatgctcttcttcttggactccattggcagcatcattgttgttttctgcatttgcagcctcacggacaacttcatttccaacatcgtcttcttcatttgcagcaacattgccgacttcctgtacattgccatcatcattgttgacttcctcgcggttggcagcattggcttcttcttcttcttcatttccaacatcttcttcttggtttgcagccgcatttctgacttcctcttcatcggcaccatcgttttcttcttcacgctcctctctcctcaggctccttttcctccagataaactctagggccaagagaaggagcaggagcccagcaaaatcccagacctgccagtgctgcaaggcagaccacggcaggtctccccaggcccctccactctgcctcagcataagctgctccacctcccgctccagaagaatcctctccacttcctggtgcatcgcatgcacctccatgctcagacgcctggcctcatgcaaagcatctcccgcgggctgcgggtacgggataaggctttgcaagagcaagagccagaatagccagtgacccatggtctgcaggaggatggagagaaggccttgagtggggcggggagggaggcagctgccactgggggcagcagggacggcaatcacaggcatctggggccgggaaggacagggccccagacagctggcaggcagcaaggcctgtcccgctgccccagcagcagcagcagcggcaccgtgccctgcccaaggctctcccatatgaggggctgtccctgcatgcggggggacaagccagcctcgggtgcagcgtttccgccccggccctcgtccccagcccagcctccccgccacgtgtgcactcaccgcttgcccaagcaatacagggccagcgttacctgctggggccttttagagctgcccccattgtgacacgtcgcccggcatgtcacaggggtcacagcacagcacagccaggccagcaccaccctttgtccccagcccagctcaggcgctcagagtggccctggtgtactggttaaggctgctttggagtgaatcttctgggaagaactccccttgctcttcctttggtctttcttatcagctgctccccactggcaatctcctagatatccatgctggaaggcacccttgactccacactgcttgagctacacttgaagctctgagtggtcgaggctgaaaaagaccctgaagatcacacagtccaaccgcaaacttaacactgcctactccactgatcagccagctccccaaatgccacatgcacgtgacttttaaaccttgctgagggtgctgacgccgccatttctgctaggcagcctgttcccaagcttgaggtgctctttattgagggaatagttcctggagatccaatctaaagctcccgtggcacaacttgagctcatttcctctggtccaaatACACTTTGTTCTCCGGGCTAAtagaagggaggttgcagctggctacaagctcccttcagggaccatctgcaccgtgtcaggagcttgcgctgtgaaaccagctcctcccagaagagagaaaggtgatgcttttgctctgtcgttcccgtcatccagtggcagcaaatggcttgtcggtgggcagaagagttttgggctgccaggaagcgtttccatgttgacgcagtcctcgccttaattgtgtctgccctcgtgggggagactttttagagcctttgccaggagtcagagacaaacaggacctttggctttctcagccttcagatagttgtttattaagtcttatcaggaaagtacaagccactgacgtgacccagacatagcatgaagcagagaatgcagcaaaagccaaattatcaagatttcgcagcccgttgaaaggtaaattacccaatgaaaacttacaacgcaaggtcttttcacttctctaccactgtctaataaatcacctagtcatgctggcaggaactgaggaattccctgtcaaatcatcccagaccacttctgccgcagaatatggagtagatggagaagaagaagaaggtctggagaacaataacaatcctccatgtggatgttttctgcttttatctacttcctaaactaataaccgcaaaacctctaaatttttcaccctgtgacaatcttacatagtattctgtcacctaattcacaccattgtagattctaattcttcccagaggctaggcaattttctccatggccgaaggtcaaagacaatgttgtccacgggggtagaacccttcaaaagaggcagagaagtattctctgtattctggcttcccacaccatgtggggagaagctttctgccaaatccatcaagcaaggcaatccgtgcccttccaagcagaaggaaaaatgggaatttgccttgaagaaaatgtcagggtttggagtgcaagtcagtgctggaatgtgccagcatgtccgtgtggactttgctaagctgcaaggccaggctgtgaagacgggatccctgcagccaagaaatgccctcttgctctggggccttccatggcaccagcagcacaagggagagcccttccttggcctttgccttcagcaaggccccactttgggcaaagcctgaattccctaaggaagcagctcccatttccactgcccgccctgaaggatgccagaggacacacaagctcagcaaggtgctaatgcaatacagcttgggctgcagctttctgcccttgtatctctggagccttgcaggggaaggctgcgtgccttggtgcgactttcagcagctctccttgctgacagcaactgggcagcccaaggctctttgctctctgcccaggcaagagcagaaagaagccttcctctgcctttgtaggcccccgagacgagcaaggacaatgagtgtgcagagaagaggccagcagcactgcacagcagcttctctcctaaatggcagcaaactcaaagactcatgctatgctttggggtttggcttgtgttttgtttggagctttccccccccaggaaaacctgtggcatttgccaagttgcccacgtgcatttgagtggtgcgctctggctgctgcctagatggctctccaaatggtgcctttggccctctctttcctctgttaccgtggctcatttcaagggcttgatgggtaacaccctttctcttttctcaccttgtgctcaagagctgggagagccgccgacccccctggcccgccccagcttgagcctaaaaggcttctgcagcaggggaacggggcgtggggccaatggctcagctgccagcaccgctgctagccaacgtggaaggctcatctgtacggctgcagtcagctcacagctgccagcatctgggctgtgtcctgccccacctttgtcctgccatcaaggcggaagacacaaacctgagacactgacaagcccgccttgtccgccatgtccccaggtgccacatccacacattccttaagtgcctgcaggcatggcaatcgccccaattccgtgggcagcctgtgccagtgcttgacaaccctttcagaggagaccctttgccctaatacccaatctaaagcactcctggcacaacttgaggccatttcctcttgtcctgtcccttgttccctgcgagcagagcctgacctgcattagctccaccctcctgtctgggagttgcaggaagtgagaaggttcctctctgatcctgcccttctccagtgtcagcccctgcagctccctcagcccctgctcatcagacttcttctccagcctcttggccagctcccttcccttcccttcccttctctgcacacactccagcctctcaaggtcatgcttgaggggaggggcccaaaactcatcccaagactccaggaaacttagagctgctccactgaactctccaaagagagcaagggcgagtgatgctgacatttctcccggctactcagggaatatcttgcctgcctcttcacgctgcctgcctgctttataccagagcccctccatgaaatctgccttgttggccttcgcccatgaatactcaaccccatcagcaccagcatgaagctcgagacagttggaaccctcccttacacagacaccgaccccagca is a window encoding:
- the LOC125320961 gene encoding inositol 1,4,5-trisphosphate receptor-interacting protein-like 1; this translates as FYPVLQRAIGVGSAFEGWSPREQDVVYRVLVAMNPPRGHSFQLELDTAGQRRGRNFRVRVQLECTCSREQQGENMLCFLHQPQEVLRSNQDASLLHTLCTGSYLDVQKTARWFYQLVRAIWPALPQSHNWHLVLLPSRRSCQFQVSNGAASFRIEVLFGVRQGDSDIFVSSQPREACTPSTTWPESYAVAEMKFFKCIARQAPPDSLHLKCLQFFSCLQLGSGFSTYTIKTIVMHLLSIIPVSRWRRRDFVRRLVDISEGLRFCVQVRCLNHFIVGNRSLPGEIRVPPEVQMAETCNLFHHLVMDPVAHSQAMSEYVDLRKRFTRTLNDEH